In the Longibacter salinarum genome, one interval contains:
- a CDS encoding cysteine desulfurase family protein, which yields MDRPIYLDHNATTPVDDRVLERMMPYFTDQFGNASSGSHSFGWAAEEAVSVAREQVADGLDVQPSTLTFTSGATEAINAAIKGVLSTYRRKGQHIVTVETEHKAVMDTCDAVETKGADITRLPVDESGRVTAEQVEAALRDDTILVAVMWANNETGVIQPIQEITKVVRDHGALFLVDATQAVGKLPVTADPADLLVASAHKMYGPKGAGILYARDRRPRVRWSPMIHGGGQEDGHRGGTLNVPAVVGMGRAFEIAVDEQADDAERMERLRSRLENRILDAIDDAWVNGADASRLPNTTSLTLPGVSAEDLLLAMRGVACSTGSACASHSNRPSHVLKAHGLSDADARSTVRLSLGRHTTQEEIDHAAEVLIETAKRMKGQPALR from the coding sequence ATGGACCGCCCCATTTACCTCGATCACAACGCGACCACGCCTGTCGATGATCGGGTGCTGGAACGCATGATGCCGTACTTCACCGATCAGTTCGGCAATGCCTCAAGCGGCAGCCATTCATTCGGGTGGGCGGCGGAGGAAGCGGTCAGCGTTGCCCGCGAGCAAGTCGCGGACGGGCTCGACGTTCAGCCCTCGACCCTCACGTTCACGAGCGGCGCGACGGAAGCGATCAACGCCGCGATCAAAGGTGTGCTGTCGACCTATCGACGCAAGGGACAGCACATCGTGACGGTTGAGACGGAGCACAAAGCCGTTATGGACACATGCGACGCCGTGGAGACCAAGGGCGCCGACATCACGCGCCTCCCGGTGGATGAATCCGGTCGTGTGACGGCAGAACAGGTAGAAGCCGCCCTGCGCGACGACACGATCCTCGTGGCGGTCATGTGGGCGAACAACGAAACCGGCGTGATCCAGCCAATCCAGGAGATTACGAAGGTCGTTCGCGACCACGGCGCTCTGTTTCTGGTGGACGCGACCCAGGCCGTCGGTAAGCTGCCCGTCACCGCCGACCCGGCCGACCTTCTCGTCGCCTCTGCGCACAAGATGTACGGGCCGAAGGGTGCCGGCATCCTCTACGCACGGGATCGCCGTCCCCGCGTGCGGTGGAGCCCGATGATTCATGGGGGCGGACAGGAAGACGGCCACAGAGGGGGCACACTCAACGTTCCAGCTGTTGTCGGGATGGGCCGCGCGTTCGAGATTGCCGTCGATGAGCAGGCCGATGATGCGGAGCGTATGGAGCGCCTGCGGAGCCGACTGGAGAACCGCATTCTTGACGCGATTGACGATGCCTGGGTCAACGGAGCCGATGCATCCCGTTTACCCAACACGACGAGCCTCACGCTGCCGGGTGTCTCCGCGGAAGACCTGCTCCTCGCCATGCGTGGCGTCGCCTGCTCGACCGGGAGCGCCTGCGCCTCCCACTCGAACCGTCCGAGCCACGTCCTGAAAGCGCACGGCCTGTCGGATGCCGACGCACGCTCGACGGTCCGCCTCAGCCTCGGCCGACACACGACACAGGAAGAAATCGACCACGCCGCGGAGGTCCTGATCGAGACAGCCAAACGCATGAAAGGCCAACCCGCCCTGCGATAG
- a CDS encoding aspartate:alanine exchanger family transporter has translation MIDFLVETPILLLVLVSALGYLLGQIKVKGSSLGVAAVLFVGLAFGALDPRLGLPEFTTLLGLILFVYAVGLSSGPGFFAALRRKGVRDNTFVVGMLAAAALLTAGLGLVVGLPNTVTSGLFTGSLTNTPALAALLERIEAKAPPELVETMLSEPVVGYSITYPVGIAGVILAIVIAQKVWKIDYAEETDGVAGAKTTGEDLESVSILVTNQDIAGATVRDLMQRHDWDVIFGRIRVTGAGQELVEADTVVRPGSVVSVVGTRENIAPVVELLGEPARERLEKRRHEYDFRRIFVSNPDVTGRPIRDLRFLQQVGAIVTRVRRGDVEWLATGDTVLELGDRVRVVARPSDMPLMNERFGDSYKALSEVNLFTLSVGIMAGMLIGLIPIPLPGGLEFKLGLAGGPLIAGLILGNAGRTGPLVWYLPYNANLLLRQLGLVLFFAGVGTKSGYAFFNTLMAGGTGLVIFGVGAVITCVTALTALWIGYRMLKIPMGVLVGMLAGIHTQPAVLSYAVQQSGSDLPNLGYATTFPMATIAKILFAQLLLLLL, from the coding sequence ATGATTGACTTTCTGGTGGAAACGCCTATTCTCCTGCTCGTTCTGGTGTCCGCGCTTGGGTACCTGCTCGGTCAGATCAAGGTCAAAGGGAGCAGTCTCGGGGTGGCGGCCGTGCTCTTCGTCGGGCTCGCGTTCGGTGCCCTCGACCCGCGGCTCGGTCTGCCGGAGTTCACGACCCTGCTCGGCCTCATCTTGTTCGTTTACGCCGTCGGGCTCAGCAGTGGCCCGGGCTTCTTCGCGGCATTGCGGAGAAAAGGCGTCCGTGACAACACGTTCGTCGTCGGAATGCTCGCCGCGGCCGCACTTCTGACGGCCGGACTCGGGCTGGTGGTTGGTCTGCCCAACACGGTCACGTCCGGCCTATTTACGGGTAGCCTGACGAATACGCCGGCCCTCGCCGCTCTGCTCGAACGCATTGAGGCAAAGGCGCCGCCGGAGCTGGTGGAGACGATGCTGAGCGAGCCCGTGGTCGGGTATTCGATTACGTACCCGGTCGGGATTGCGGGCGTCATTTTGGCGATCGTGATTGCTCAGAAAGTCTGGAAGATCGACTACGCGGAGGAGACCGATGGCGTCGCCGGCGCGAAGACGACGGGCGAGGATCTTGAGAGCGTGTCGATTCTCGTGACGAATCAGGACATCGCTGGGGCGACCGTGCGCGACCTGATGCAGCGGCACGACTGGGACGTTATTTTCGGGCGCATCCGCGTAACCGGCGCCGGGCAGGAGCTGGTCGAGGCCGATACGGTTGTGCGACCGGGCAGCGTGGTGAGCGTCGTGGGCACGCGCGAGAACATCGCCCCGGTCGTCGAGCTGCTCGGGGAGCCCGCGCGGGAGCGGCTGGAGAAACGCCGGCACGAATACGACTTCCGCCGCATCTTCGTGTCGAACCCGGACGTCACGGGTCGTCCAATCCGGGATCTGCGCTTCCTGCAACAGGTCGGTGCCATCGTGACGCGGGTGCGGCGCGGGGACGTCGAGTGGCTCGCTACCGGCGATACGGTGCTCGAACTGGGCGATCGTGTCCGTGTCGTGGCGCGCCCGAGCGATATGCCGCTCATGAACGAGCGGTTCGGCGATTCCTACAAAGCGCTGAGCGAAGTCAACTTGTTCACCCTCAGCGTCGGCATCATGGCAGGCATGCTGATCGGCTTGATTCCCATCCCGCTGCCGGGCGGACTCGAATTTAAGCTGGGCCTCGCCGGCGGTCCGCTCATAGCGGGTCTGATCCTCGGAAACGCCGGGCGAACCGGACCGCTTGTCTGGTACCTGCCGTATAACGCGAACCTGCTGCTCCGACAGCTCGGGCTCGTGCTCTTTTTCGCGGGTGTGGGGACGAAGTCCGGGTATGCGTTCTTCAACACGCTGATGGCAGGTGGGACGGGGCTTGTTATCTTTGGCGTCGGTGCGGTGATCACCTGCGTCACCGCGCTGACGGCCCTCTGGATCGGGTATCGGATGCTGAAGATCCCGATGGGCGTTCTCGTGGGCATGCTGGCCGGGATCCACACACAGCCCGCCGTTCTCAGCTACGCCGTGCAGCAGTCCGGAAGCGATCTACCCAACCTCGGGTATGCGACGACCTTCCCGATGGCGACCATAGCCAAGATCCTCTTCGCTCAACTGCTGCTGTTGCTGCTGTAG
- a CDS encoding SDR family NAD(P)-dependent oxidoreductase has product MQLNLSDQTVLVTGASRGIGRAIALALASAGATVGVHFASSRDAAEEVADACGHGAQTFQADLSDLGDTDRLIEDVIATLGGLDVLVNNAGVALSAPLEDDTPTWDDAWTRTMMVNLRAPELLCRHAVTHFQEHGGGRIINIASRAAFRGDTPDYMAYAASKAGVVALTKSLARGFGKDNIKAFAIAPGFTRTDMAQDFIDTYGEDYATSDLALSQLTEPEDVAPTVVFLASGHADHATGTSIDINAGSYVH; this is encoded by the coding sequence ATGCAGCTTAACTTGTCGGATCAGACGGTTCTCGTCACCGGCGCCAGCCGTGGAATCGGGCGCGCCATCGCACTCGCCCTCGCATCGGCCGGGGCCACCGTCGGCGTCCATTTCGCCAGCAGCCGCGATGCAGCCGAGGAGGTCGCCGATGCATGCGGGCACGGGGCTCAGACCTTTCAGGCGGACCTTTCGGACCTCGGTGACACCGACCGCCTGATCGAAGACGTGATTGCCACGCTCGGAGGACTCGACGTGCTGGTCAACAACGCGGGCGTAGCCCTGTCCGCCCCGCTCGAAGACGATACTCCGACGTGGGATGACGCGTGGACGCGGACGATGATGGTGAACCTCCGCGCGCCGGAGCTCCTCTGCCGTCACGCCGTCACGCATTTCCAGGAGCATGGCGGCGGCCGCATCATCAACATCGCCTCCCGCGCAGCCTTCCGCGGCGACACGCCCGACTACATGGCCTATGCCGCGTCGAAAGCCGGCGTCGTCGCCCTCACGAAGTCGCTCGCCCGCGGCTTCGGCAAGGACAACATCAAGGCGTTCGCCATCGCGCCCGGCTTCACTCGAACGGACATGGCGCAGGACTTCATCGACACGTACGGCGAGGACTACGCCACCAGCGACCTCGCCCTCTCGCAGCTAACCGAGCCGGAAGACGTCGCTCCGACGGTCGTCTTCCTCGCCAGCGGGCACGCGGATCATGCCACCGGCACGTCGATCGACATCAACGCAGGGAGTTACGTGCACTAG
- a CDS encoding alpha/beta fold hydrolase, translated as MSFASIRNMMSSITVDGARLYVEEEGAGEPVILLHGLGSSARDWFKQVPHLADRYRVITLDLRGHGRSDKPEEPYSIAQFARDVAVVLRQLDAWPAHVVGLSMGGMVAMQLATDAPELVRSLVVVNSAVDVRPQTLHDVWFYLSRRFAVKLLGMRRVGKIIANKLFVRPDQEDLRSEFVERWAKNDPEAYVRTVDAIMGWTVQDRLDRVTMPALLVSSEHDYTPISEKNLAVAQMPNAELAVVDDARHALPVEKPDAFNAILDDFLQRVESDEPTRSETDEDPGPRVTAGASARNSLR; from the coding sequence ATGTCGTTTGCTTCTATCCGGAATATGATGTCATCAATAACGGTAGACGGCGCTCGCCTGTATGTCGAGGAAGAGGGAGCGGGTGAGCCGGTTATTCTCCTTCACGGACTGGGGTCGAGCGCGCGGGACTGGTTCAAGCAGGTGCCGCATCTTGCAGATCGGTACCGCGTCATCACGCTCGATCTGCGCGGTCACGGTCGATCCGATAAGCCGGAGGAGCCGTACAGCATTGCCCAGTTTGCGCGGGACGTCGCCGTCGTGCTGCGGCAGCTCGACGCCTGGCCCGCGCACGTCGTCGGGTTGTCGATGGGTGGGATGGTGGCGATGCAGCTTGCTACGGATGCGCCAGAGCTTGTGCGGAGCCTGGTCGTGGTGAACAGTGCGGTCGACGTCCGGCCGCAGACGCTTCATGACGTCTGGTTCTACCTGTCGCGCCGCTTTGCCGTCAAGCTGCTCGGGATGCGACGCGTGGGCAAGATCATCGCCAATAAGCTGTTCGTGCGCCCGGATCAGGAGGACCTGCGGTCCGAGTTCGTCGAGCGGTGGGCGAAGAACGATCCCGAGGCCTACGTGCGAACGGTCGACGCCATCATGGGCTGGACCGTTCAGGACCGGCTCGACCGCGTCACGATGCCCGCTCTGCTCGTATCGAGCGAGCACGATTACACGCCGATTTCGGAGAAGAATCTGGCGGTCGCCCAGATGCCGAATGCCGAGCTTGCGGTGGTCGACGACGCGCGGCACGCCCTTCCCGTCGAAAAGCCGGACGCGTTCAACGCGATCCTCGACGACTTCCTTCAGCGCGTGGAATCCGACGAGCCGACTCGTTCCGAAACGGACGAAGATCCTGGCCCGCGCGTGACGGCAGGTGCTAGTGCACGTAACTCCCTGCGTTGA
- a CDS encoding DUF2914 domain-containing protein codes for MSTDVAATEAAGSAAGFLGSIMNRLDASPRYRLARLFYRRHENLLPPTLFLGGVGWDAATLRRIDAIVDNVFLAVYLALLGAFIMLTAFDRAEKLKLKPLKQISGWSTGAIQFLCGGLFSAYVIYYTQSASLTTASLFLLVLVTLLVANEFMWERTGTGNLYILFGIYFLAVFCYFTFFLPIVFGTMGYGLFILSGIVSALIVGSMLFVLFKAGVFPSTRAYAGAASVVVGLLLLVNLFYVQHWIPPVPLALRHGGMYRGVEVQGEAYALKYAKPDWYAFWEDPDEEVIEYAPGDEVHCFAAVFAPTELETNVYHRWQTWNQRTESWVSTDRIGYGVEGGRDNGYRGSTFKRNVQPGKWRVTIETEDRRPIGRVNFEIVRADTSETREYGTRLYY; via the coding sequence ATGTCGACCGACGTTGCCGCCACTGAAGCGGCTGGATCTGCTGCAGGCTTTCTGGGCTCCATCATGAATCGCCTCGACGCCAGCCCTCGCTACCGGCTGGCGCGCCTGTTCTACCGTCGCCACGAGAACCTCCTTCCCCCGACGCTCTTCCTCGGCGGCGTGGGCTGGGATGCAGCCACGCTCCGTCGTATCGATGCTATCGTCGATAACGTCTTCCTGGCCGTTTATCTAGCGCTACTGGGGGCGTTCATTATGCTCACGGCGTTCGACCGGGCCGAAAAGCTCAAGTTGAAGCCGCTCAAGCAAATCAGCGGCTGGTCGACCGGCGCAATTCAGTTTCTGTGCGGGGGCCTTTTCAGCGCATACGTCATCTACTACACGCAGAGCGCGTCGCTCACAACGGCGTCACTCTTCTTACTCGTGCTGGTGACGCTACTGGTCGCGAACGAGTTTATGTGGGAACGGACCGGGACCGGCAATCTCTACATCCTGTTCGGGATCTACTTTCTGGCCGTCTTCTGCTATTTCACCTTCTTCCTGCCGATCGTCTTCGGCACGATGGGATACGGCCTTTTCATCCTGAGCGGCATCGTGAGCGCCCTGATCGTCGGCTCCATGCTCTTCGTGCTATTCAAAGCCGGCGTCTTCCCATCGACGCGCGCCTATGCCGGGGCTGCGAGCGTCGTGGTCGGCCTCCTGCTTCTTGTCAACCTGTTCTACGTGCAGCACTGGATTCCGCCGGTTCCCCTCGCACTCCGTCATGGTGGCATGTATCGCGGTGTGGAGGTCCAGGGTGAGGCGTACGCGCTGAAATATGCCAAGCCAGACTGGTATGCATTCTGGGAGGACCCGGACGAGGAGGTCATCGAGTATGCGCCGGGCGACGAGGTCCACTGCTTTGCCGCTGTCTTCGCCCCGACGGAGCTGGAGACCAACGTCTATCACCGCTGGCAGACGTGGAATCAGAGGACGGAATCGTGGGTCAGCACGGACCGGATCGGCTACGGCGTGGAGGGCGGCCGCGACAACGGCTATCGCGGGTCGACCTTCAAGCGAAACGTGCAGCCCGGCAAGTGGCGAGTGACAATCGAAACGGAAGACAGGCGCCCGATCGGCCGCGTCAACTTTGAGATCGTTCGCGCCGACACGTCGGAAACCCGCGAATACGGCACCCGCCTCTACTACTGA
- a CDS encoding alpha/beta fold hydrolase, with the protein MIAFLLALALMTVPASPASATPNAYADTTDADTSTVNPLPFYPGNVQVTDVDGRMIAFVERPAEAGEDAPVLLFVHGLGSNLSLWRHQVDAFPEYRVLALDLPGFGLSEKEDVPATMPFFAETVVGFLDAMNIEKATYVGASMGGQVGLHVALEHGDRLNGLVLMSPAGIETFSEKDSQAIRSMMSAEGIMASTDAQVQQSVALNFHEYTEGYDWLVKQRHALSERDDFAAYAEANAKAVSGMLDGPVYERLSEIDVPTLVLFGAGDKLIPNRYLHPEQSPQSIADSAKAAMPDARVEVVEDAGHLIMIERPERFDELLRSMLDGQEASESSE; encoded by the coding sequence ATGATTGCCTTCCTTCTCGCGCTTGCGCTCATGACTGTTCCTGCCTCTCCGGCCTCTGCCACCCCGAACGCTTACGCGGACACGACCGACGCCGACACGTCCACAGTGAATCCACTCCCGTTTTACCCGGGGAATGTGCAGGTGACCGACGTCGATGGCCGCATGATTGCGTTCGTAGAGCGGCCCGCTGAAGCCGGTGAGGACGCGCCTGTGCTGCTCTTCGTCCACGGTCTCGGCTCCAATCTTTCGCTCTGGCGCCATCAGGTCGACGCCTTCCCGGAGTACCGCGTCCTCGCGCTGGACCTGCCCGGGTTCGGTCTTTCGGAAAAGGAAGACGTGCCGGCGACCATGCCCTTCTTTGCGGAAACCGTCGTCGGCTTCCTGGACGCCATGAACATCGAAAAAGCTACCTACGTCGGCGCCTCAATGGGCGGGCAGGTCGGGCTACATGTGGCATTGGAGCACGGCGATCGGCTCAACGGCCTCGTGCTGATGTCGCCGGCGGGGATTGAGACCTTTTCAGAGAAGGACAGCCAGGCGATTCGCAGTATGATGTCGGCAGAAGGCATCATGGCGTCGACGGACGCGCAGGTGCAGCAGTCGGTTGCGCTCAACTTCCACGAGTACACGGAGGGCTACGACTGGCTCGTGAAGCAGCGCCATGCTCTGTCGGAGCGCGACGACTTCGCAGCGTACGCGGAGGCAAACGCCAAGGCCGTTTCGGGCATGCTGGACGGCCCGGTGTATGAGCGTCTCAGCGAGATCGACGTGCCGACGCTCGTCCTCTTCGGTGCGGGCGATAAGCTGATTCCTAATCGATACCTTCACCCGGAGCAGTCGCCGCAGAGCATCGCGGATTCGGCGAAAGCGGCAATGCCGGACGCTCGCGTCGAGGTCGTTGAGGACGCGGGCCACCTCATCATGATCGAGCGCCCCGAGCGCTTCGACGAACTGCTGCGCTCGATGCTGGATGGACAGGAAGCAAGTGAATCATCGGAATAG
- a CDS encoding peptidylprolyl isomerase, protein MFLPFATSRRSTLLLAGILVISLFTWVGCSNGASESDEASEEESGPAYTIGDEIADSTIAVILESEYGTDTVQTSRFMSHTQMATQSVPPQRRAMISDSLIHSSVLDQLITQHVVTGAAKADGYVADSAAIAQRFEATKQRFTDEDGNLDEQAFADALAAENLSPERLREMIATQLTMQRQRQEIMKNAESPSKDSIEAVSERNRRFQAQHILIQVSDTAADAKVDSARQLASALIDSVESGVSFDSLAKRHSDGPSSTRGGRLPPTPRQRLAEPFADAALALNDSTEVTQEPVRTQFGFHVIRLLDRGEPADTARVRQALEQQKQRQAFQDRVEELRGSSELVVRVNPTVVKANLDE, encoded by the coding sequence ATGTTTTTACCTTTCGCAACGTCCCGCCGCTCTACGCTGCTTCTGGCGGGTATTCTTGTCATTTCCCTCTTCACGTGGGTAGGATGCAGTAACGGTGCGTCGGAGTCCGACGAAGCCAGCGAGGAGGAGAGCGGTCCGGCCTACACGATCGGCGACGAGATCGCCGACAGCACGATCGCCGTGATCCTTGAATCGGAGTACGGGACCGACACCGTACAGACGTCGCGGTTCATGAGCCACACGCAGATGGCAACGCAGAGCGTCCCGCCGCAGCGTCGCGCCATGATCAGTGACTCGCTCATCCACTCGAGCGTTCTCGACCAGCTGATCACGCAGCACGTGGTCACGGGCGCCGCAAAGGCCGACGGCTATGTTGCGGACTCCGCTGCCATCGCACAGCGCTTCGAGGCCACAAAGCAGCGCTTTACCGACGAGGATGGAAACCTCGACGAGCAGGCATTCGCGGATGCACTCGCTGCAGAAAACCTCTCCCCGGAACGTCTCCGCGAGATGATCGCGACGCAGCTCACGATGCAGCGCCAGCGTCAGGAGATCATGAAGAACGCGGAGTCACCGTCGAAAGACAGCATCGAAGCCGTTAGCGAACGCAACCGCCGCTTTCAGGCCCAGCACATCCTGATCCAGGTAAGCGATACGGCGGCCGACGCGAAAGTTGATTCCGCCCGCCAGCTCGCCAGCGCTCTGATCGACAGCGTTGAATCCGGCGTTTCGTTTGATTCGCTCGCCAAGCGCCACAGCGACGGACCGTCGTCAACGCGCGGAGGCCGCCTCCCGCCGACGCCGCGTCAGCGCCTCGCGGAGCCGTTCGCGGATGCTGCTCTCGCCTTGAACGACTCGACCGAGGTCACGCAGGAGCCGGTTCGCACCCAGTTCGGGTTCCACGTCATTCGTCTGCTCGACCGCGGCGAACCCGCCGACACCGCTCGCGTCCGCCAGGCCCTCGAGCAGCAGAAGCAGCGCCAGGCATTCCAGGACCGCGTGGAAGAGCTACGAGGATCTTCGGAGCTCGTCGTCCGGGTCAACCCGACGGTCGTGAAGGCCAACCTCGACGAGTAA
- a CDS encoding DUF2480 family protein — translation MEPITNRVAESEIAVFNLDNLWDDRTVTELDLSPFLVKGLMLKEKPFREDVREHDWSQYDDQHVAVYCSTDAIVPTWGYMLIASKLEGIAASVSFGREDDLVRDYYVRALDAQDWSDYEDRPVVIKGCGSDRVPEVAYLIATQKLQGVGRKLMYGEPCSSVPLWRKQKPQKEKPAAKATGVKKPDLPSPNS, via the coding sequence ATGGAACCCATTACCAACCGCGTCGCGGAAAGCGAAATTGCGGTCTTCAACCTCGACAATCTGTGGGACGACCGGACCGTGACCGAACTGGACCTCAGCCCCTTTCTGGTGAAAGGCCTGATGCTCAAGGAAAAGCCCTTTCGCGAGGACGTCCGCGAGCACGACTGGTCGCAGTACGACGATCAGCACGTGGCCGTGTACTGCTCGACAGATGCCATCGTCCCGACGTGGGGCTACATGCTGATCGCCTCCAAGCTTGAGGGGATCGCGGCGTCCGTGAGCTTCGGCCGGGAGGATGATCTCGTGCGAGACTACTACGTCCGCGCGCTCGACGCACAGGACTGGTCCGACTACGAAGATCGTCCCGTCGTCATCAAAGGCTGCGGCTCGGATCGTGTCCCGGAAGTCGCGTATCTCATCGCGACGCAGAAGCTCCAGGGCGTGGGCCGCAAGCTGATGTACGGAGAGCCGTGCTCGTCCGTACCGCTCTGGCGGAAACAGAAGCCACAGAAAGAGAAACCGGCAGCAAAAGCCACCGGCGTGAAGAAGCCGGACCTCCCGTCCCCGAACTCGTGA
- a CDS encoding HD domain-containing protein has translation MDTSWPEQFAAFLDEQMNDADAAHDRAHIRRVVTAARALAEREGADLDVVEPAAWLHDCVAMAKDDPERDQASRRAAEVAVRFLKRIGYPEETHEAIHHAIEAHSYSAGIVPETTEARVVQDADRLDAIGAIGIARCFMVGGALESELYNVDDPFCEDRKPDDHTYTIDHFYEKLLGLPETMQTQAGRKEAERRADVMRDYLNDLRREITGVSNPEL, from the coding sequence ATGGATACTTCCTGGCCCGAACAATTTGCGGCATTCCTCGACGAGCAGATGAACGATGCCGACGCTGCGCATGATCGGGCGCACATCCGCCGCGTCGTGACGGCGGCCCGGGCGCTGGCGGAGCGAGAGGGTGCTGACCTGGACGTGGTCGAGCCGGCGGCGTGGCTGCATGATTGCGTGGCGATGGCGAAGGATGATCCGGAGCGCGATCAGGCCTCGCGCCGGGCGGCGGAGGTGGCAGTGCGGTTTCTGAAGCGGATCGGCTACCCGGAGGAGACGCACGAGGCGATCCACCACGCCATTGAGGCGCACAGCTACTCCGCCGGCATCGTGCCTGAGACGACGGAGGCGCGCGTTGTTCAGGATGCCGACCGCCTGGACGCTATCGGCGCCATCGGCATCGCGCGTTGCTTCATGGTTGGCGGTGCGCTTGAGAGCGAGCTTTACAACGTCGACGATCCGTTCTGTGAGGACCGGAAACCAGACGACCACACCTACACGATCGACCATTTCTACGAAAAGTTGCTCGGACTGCCGGAGACAATGCAGACACAGGCGGGACGCAAGGAAGCCGAACGCCGCGCCGACGTCATGCGTGACTACCTCAACGACCTGCGCCGAGAGATCACTGGGGTTTCCAACCCTGAACTCTAA
- a CDS encoding GNAT family N-acetyltransferase, which produces MSDLHIAIISTTDDDWASARAVREVVFVEEQDCPPDEEWDGYDESCRHLIGRVGDDVVATARWRAVEHQGRTMAKLERFAVLDAHRGRGYGRELVQAALDDAREAGHNAFLLHAQAHLEDFYASFGFSSTGRRFTEVGISHVEMIMEVETDPSAT; this is translated from the coding sequence ATGTCAGACCTGCACATCGCAATCATATCGACGACCGACGACGACTGGGCATCCGCACGGGCGGTGCGGGAGGTCGTTTTCGTGGAGGAGCAAGACTGTCCGCCGGACGAGGAGTGGGACGGCTACGACGAGAGTTGTCGGCATCTTATCGGGCGCGTCGGAGACGATGTCGTCGCCACGGCGCGCTGGCGTGCGGTCGAGCACCAGGGCCGAACGATGGCGAAACTCGAGCGGTTTGCCGTGCTCGATGCACACCGCGGCAGGGGCTACGGGCGAGAACTCGTGCAGGCCGCGCTGGACGATGCGCGAGAGGCCGGTCACAACGCGTTCTTGCTGCATGCTCAGGCGCACCTCGAAGACTTTTACGCCTCGTTCGGGTTTTCGTCCACAGGTCGACGCTTTACGGAGGTCGGAATCTCCCACGTCGAAATGATCATGGAGGTCGAGACGGATCCCTCGGCGACGTGA